A single region of the Panulirus ornatus isolate Po-2019 chromosome 17, ASM3632096v1, whole genome shotgun sequence genome encodes:
- the LOC139754758 gene encoding uncharacterized protein — translation MNDKPPPYCKLVEELPPSAPPIQHDPPVYSATPNTAPPPTGPPPFVHQHHPPPQPPPGYYNQPPPPPPGSYNQHPPPPPGSYNQPPPPGPYNPPPPPPPQHTASPVYNVYHQQPPPVVVAQPPTVLVTTALPPNVCAVCRVGIMRKRAPLWAYIAFILLIPLGLLPGLLLLCLARRYICSNCDYTP, via the exons ATGAACGACAAACCTCCACCTTATTGCAAG CTGGTGGAAGAGCTACCACCGAGTGCACCACCTATCCAACATGATCCACCCGTCTACAGCGCAACACCAAACACGGCGCCACCACCCACTGGGCCTCCACCTTTCGTCCACCAGCACCATCCACCACCGCAGCCTCCACCTGGGTACTAcaatcaacctcctcctcctccacctgggtcCTACaatcaacatcctcctcctccacctgggtcCTACAATCAACCTCCTCCACCTGGGCCTTacaatccacctcctcctccacctccacagcaTACCGCCAGCCCAGTGTACAACGTgtaccaccagcagccacccccGGTCGTGGTGGCACAGCCACCCACTGTACTGGTGACGACAGCTCTACCCCCCAACGTCTGCGCCGTCTGCAGG GTTGGCATAATGAGGAAAAGAGCTCCACTCTGGGCATACATTGCCTTCATCTTGCTCATCCCCTTGGGCCTCCTCCCGGGCCTGCTCTTGCTGTGCTTGGCCCGCAGGTATATATGCAGCAACTGTGACTACACGCCATAA